From Lampris incognitus isolate fLamInc1 chromosome 13, fLamInc1.hap2, whole genome shotgun sequence, one genomic window encodes:
- the LOC130122592 gene encoding histone-lysine N-methyltransferase set-1-like → MRCQTSTRSPSRGNQPKIRCLLPESGILSVSQLWKGLEIKSIPDKGRGVFTRRAFKMGEVVCDYHGDLLTAAQGQAVHESTIGEETGYMYFFLNEDGEKMCIDAHQKCQCHPDIDVKGRLINHSRKPNLKPLSKRLDLDGDKRDYILFVAKQDISEGEELTFDYGVNKFQFGEARDLDWL, encoded by the coding sequence ATGCGCTGCCAAACATCGACCAGATCACCCAGTCGTGGAAACCAGCCGAAGATCCGCTGTCTTCTCCCAGAATCAGGCATCTTGTCAGTAAGCCAACTATGGAAGGGTTTGGAGATCAAGAGCATTCCTGATAAGGGAAGAGGGGTATTCACAAGGCGTGCATTCAAGATGGGCGAGGTAGTGTGCGACTACCATGGTGACCTTCTCACCGCAGCTCAAGGTCAGGCTGTTCATGAGAGCACCATTGGAGAGGAGACGGGCTACATGTACTTTTTTCTAAACGAAGACGGAGAGAAAATGTGCATTGATGCACATCAGAAGTGTCAATGTCACCCAGATATAGACGTAAAAGGCAGGCTCATTAACCACTCAAGAAAGCCAAACCTCAAGCCTCTTTCTAAGAGGCTTGACTTGGATGGGGATAAGAGAGATTATATCCTCTTTGTCGCAAAGCAGGACATCAGCGAAGGGGAAGAACTTACCTTTGATTATGGTGTAAATAAGTTCCAGTTTGGTGAGGCCAGAGACCTTGACTGGCTCTGA
- the LOC130123000 gene encoding uncharacterized protein LOC130123000, with product MNVVNIPEEDSPILPCASQTVVDAAISQEQTDSDQTTDSDQTSDQDQSSDSSTKANPKEATGWKNPTRANMAKMGLYQKHDLDHPLLKEFMDYLKTELSFENCKQEVENVARMLYFFDASQPSLEFVRDRLKTNNYFRLLKEAGQTHQTRNNYVKAMKRFIDYHTVNTNLYKTDPELHQQAKLYVEFLQKKMKELAKGIGIERVSIRSGYIRDGLRTPEDCWRVLEVAKPDFLVTIGKVIAAKGYTDDLSQSECTTVQRYLIALIILKHLQRPGVVTGMTVGEWHKRVKKGSGGTVVLVKKHKTAAQQPAAFVLDQEQEAWFEAYYECVREHMKQGCRGDGQKAPKRRKMEQRATDGEKVVENAEEPFFLNLAGSRIENPSLHLSRLHTKYKLPDVNSDEVRKVFKTATVSECFEAGDKKLSSNYLSHTVATAEGHYQIKQISDLIKATELIKRLGSSERPSDRPSTSSEVPSPSEEQSEDSSGSTATLKPSANKKMTDQILFDRFQTEFPVTVDDLAPTREKRLNFLSTLSVEEDRESMLYNRWVKKQRKLRQDYTLEHMSQRHCPSKKRIERFFLQQGWKHALPNIDQITQSWKPAEDPLSSPRIRRLVSSQRWKGLEIKSIPDKGRGVFTRRAFKMGEVVCDYHGDLLTAAQGQAVHESTIGEETGYMYFFLNEDGEKMCIDAHQKCQCHPDIDVKGRLINHSRKPNLKPLSKRLDLDGDKRDYILFVAKQDISEGEELTFDYGVNKFQFGEARDLDWL from the exons ATGAATGTTGTGAACATTCCAGAAGAGGATTCTCCTATACTTCCTTGTGCAAGCCAAACCGTGGTGGATGCTGCGATCAGCcaagaacagacagacagtgatCAGACAACGGACAGTGATCAGACAAGCGATCAAGACCAGAGTTCAGACTCTAGCACCAAAGCAAATCCAAA aGAAGCGACAGGCTGGAAAAACCCGACACGTGCTAACATGGCAAAGATGGGGTTGTACCAAAAGCATGATCTGGACCATCCCTTGCTGAAAGAATTCATGGACTACCTGAAAACTGAGCTCTCCTTTGAAAACTGCAAACAAGAG GTTGAAAACGTGGCAAGGATGCTCTACTTTTTTGATGCGAGCCAACCATCGTTGGAATTTGTTCGAGATAGGCTGAAGACGAACAACTATTTCCGCCTGCTAAAAGAAGCCGGACAGACACACCAAACAAGAAATAACTACGTCAAGGCTATGAAAAGATTTATTGATTATCACACAGTCAATACAAATCTTTATAAAACCGACCCAGAACTCCATCAACAAGCTAAGCTGTATGTGGAGTTTCtacagaaaaaaatgaaagaactCGCCAAAGGAATTGGCATTGAAAGGGTTTCCATCAG gtCCGGATATATACGTGATGGGTTAAGAACACCGGAGGACTGCTGGCGTGTCTTAGAGGTCGCTAAACCCGACTTCCTCGTGACAATTGGGAAAGTGATTGCTGCAAAAGGGTATACAGACGATCTCTCGCAGAGTGAATGCACAACTGTGCAAAGGTACCTAATCGCCCTGATCATACTGAAGCATCTGCAAAGGCCTGGGGTGGTTACAGGAATGACG GTCGGCGAATGGCATAAGCGGGTTAAGAAAGGCTCCGGTGGTACCGTGGTTCTCGTCAAGAAGCACAAGACGGCAGCCCAACAGCCAGCAGCCTTCGTCTTGGATCAAGAGCAAGAAGCCTGGTTTGAAGCCTACTACGAGTGTGTCAGAGAACACATGAAGCAAGGTTGCAGAGGAGATGGCCAGAAGGCACCTAAACGGCGAAAGATGGAACAGAGGGCAACTGATGGTGAGAAAGTGGTCGAAAATGCTGAGGAACCGTTCTTCCTGAATCTGGCTGGCTCGCGAATCGAGAATCCCTCCCTGCATCTCAGTCGGCTGCATACCAA ATACAAACTCCCAGATGTGAACAGCGATGAGGTTCGGAAAGTCTTCAAGACAGCAACAGTCTCTGAGTGTTTTGAAGCAGGGGACAAAAAACTCTCCAGCAACTACCTGAGTCATACTGTGGCAACTGCAGAGGGTCATTATCAGATTAAACAGATATCTGATTTGATCAAGGCCACAGAACTCATCAAGCGTCTTGGATCAAG TGAAAGACCTTCTGACAGACCCTCCACGTCCAGCGAGGTACCCTCACCCTCTGAGGAACAGAGTGAAGACAGCAGTGGCTCAACAGCGACACTCAAACCATCGGCAAATAAAAAGATGACAGACCAGATTCTGTTTGATCGTTTCCAGACAGAATTCCCCGTGACAGTCGATGATCTTGCACCAACTCGAGAGAAACGCCTCAACTTCCTTTCTACTCTGAGTGttgaagaagacagagagagcatgCTCTACAACCGTTGGGTGAAAAAGCAACGGAAACTCCGCCAAGACTACACCTTGG AACACATGAGCCAACGCCATTGCCCCTCCAAGAAACGGATTGAGAGGTTTTTCCTGCAGCAGGGTTGGAAACATGCGCTGCCAAACATCGACCAGATCACCCAGTCGTGGAAACCAGCCGAAGATCCGCTGTCTTCTCCCAGAATCAGGCGTCTTGTCAGTAGCCAACGATGGAAGGGTTTGGAGATCAAGAGCATTCCTGATAAGGGAAGAGGGGTATTCACAAGGCGTGCATTCAAGATGGGCGAGGTAGTGTGCGACTACCATGGTGACCTTCTCACCGCAGCTCAAGGTCAGGCTGTTCATGAGAGCACCATTGGAGAGGAGACGGGCTACATGTACTTTTTTCTAAACGAAGACGGAGAGAAAATGTGCATTGATGCACATCAGAAGTGTCAATGTCACCCAGATATAGACGTAAAAGGCAGGCTCATTAACCACTCAAGAAAGCCAAACCTCAAGCCTCTTTCTAAGAGGCTTGACTTGGATGGGGATAAGAGAGATTATATCCTCTTTGTCGCAAAGCAGGACATCAGCGAAGGGGAAGAACTTACCTTTGATTATGGTGTAAATAAGTTCCAGTTTGGTGAGGCCAGAGACCTTGACTGGCTCTGA
- the LOC130123153 gene encoding histone-lysine N-methyltransferase PR-Set7-like isoform X2, which produces MNKKCMYANNFNNIFCVLFFVRSGYIRDGLRTPEDCWRVLEVAKPDFLVTIGKVIAAKGYTDDLSQSECTTVQRYLIALIILKHLQRPGVVTGMTVGEWHKRVKKGSGGTVVLVKKHKTAAQQPAAFVLDQEQEAWFEAYYECVREHMKQGCRGDGQKAPKRRKMEQRATDGEKVVENAEEPFFLNLAGSRIENPSLHLSRLHTKYKLPDVNSDEVRKVFKTATVSECFEAGDKKLSSNYLSHTVATAEGHYQIKQISDLIKATELIKRLGSSERPSDRPSTSSEVPSPSEEQSEDSSGSTATLKPSANKKMTDQILFDRFQTEFPVTVDDLAPTREKRLNFLSTLSVEEDRESMLYNRWVKKQRKLRQDYTLEHMSQRHCPSKKRIERFFLQQGWKHALPNIDQITQSWKPAEDPLSSPRIRRLVSSQRWKGLEIKSIPDKGRGVFTRRAFKMGEVVCDYHGDLLTAAQGQAVHESTIGEETGYMYFFLNEDGEKMCIDAHQKCQCHPDIDVKGRLINHSRKPNLKPLSKRLDLDGDKRDYILFVAKQDISEGEELTFDYGVNKFQFGEARDLDWL; this is translated from the exons atgaacaaaaaatgtATGTATGCAAACAATTTCAATAAtatcttttgtgttttgttttttgttaggtCCGGATATATACGTGATGGGTTAAGAACACCGGAGGACTGCTGGCGTGTCTTAGAGGTCGCTAAACCCGACTTCCTCGTGACAATTGGGAAAGTGATTGCTGCAAAAGGGTATACAGACGATCTCTCGCAGAGTGAATGCACAACTGTGCAAAGGTACCTAATCGCCCTGATCATACTGAAGCATCTGCAAAGGCCTGGGGTGGTTACAGGAATGACG GTCGGCGAATGGCATAAGCGGGTTAAGAAAGGCTCCGGTGGTACCGTGGTTCTCGTCAAGAAGCACAAGACGGCAGCCCAACAGCCAGCAGCCTTCGTCTTGGATCAAGAGCAAGAAGCCTGGTTTGAAGCCTACTACGAGTGTGTCAGAGAACACATGAAGCAAGGTTGCAGAGGAGATGGCCAGAAGGCACCTAAACGGCGAAAGATGGAACAGAGGGCAACTGATGGTGAGAAAGTGGTCGAAAATGCTGAGGAACCGTTCTTCCTGAATCTGGCTGGCTCGCGAATCGAGAATCCCTCCCTGCATCTCAGTCGGCTGCATACCAA ATACAAACTCCCAGATGTGAACAGCGATGAGGTTCGGAAAGTCTTCAAGACAGCAACAGTCTCTGAGTGTTTTGAAGCAGGGGACAAAAAACTCTCCAGCAACTACCTGAGTCATACTGTGGCAACTGCAGAGGGTCATTATCAGATTAAACAGATATCTGATTTGATCAAGGCCACAGAACTCATCAAGCGTCTTGGATCAAG TGAAAGACCTTCTGACAGACCCTCCACGTCCAGCGAGGTACCCTCACCCTCTGAGGAACAGAGTGAAGACAGCAGTGGCTCAACAGCGACACTCAAACCATCGGCAAATAAAAAGATGACAGACCAGATTCTGTTTGATCGTTTCCAGACAGAATTCCCCGTGACAGTCGATGATCTTGCACCAACTCGAGAGAAACGCCTCAACTTCCTTTCTACTCTGAGTGttgaagaagacagagagagcatgCTCTACAACCGTTGGGTGAAAAAGCAACGGAAACTCCGCCAAGACTACACCTTGG AACACATGAGCCAACGCCATTGCCCCTCCAAGAAACGGATTGAGAGGTTTTTCCTGCAGCAGGGTTGGAAACATGCGCTGCCAAACATCGACCAGATCACCCAGTCGTGGAAACCAGCCGAAGATCCGCTGTCTTCTCCCAGAATCAGGCGTCTTGTCAGTAGCCAACGATGGAAGGGTTTGGAGATCAAGAGCATTCCTGATAAGGGAAGAGGGGTATTCACAAGGCGTGCATTCAAGATGGGCGAGGTAGTGTGCGACTACCATGGTGACCTTCTCACCGCAGCTCAAGGTCAGGCTGTTCATGAGAGCACCATTGGAGAGGAGACGGGCTACATGTACTTTTTTCTAAACGAAGACGGAGAGAAAATGTGCATTGATGCACATCAGAAGTGTCAATGTCACCCAGATATAGACGTAAAAGGCAGGCTCATTAACCACTCAAGAAAGCCAAACCTCAAGCCTCTTTCTAAGAGGCTTGACTTGGATGGGGATAAGAGAGATTATATCCTCTTTGTCGCAAAGCAGGACATCAGCGAAGGGGAAGAACTTACCTTTGATTATGGTGTAAATAAGTTCCAGTTTGGTGAGGCCAGAGACCTTGACTGGCTCTGA
- the LOC130123153 gene encoding histone-lysine N-methyltransferase PR-Set7-like isoform X1 — protein MKELAKGIGIERVSIRSGYIRDGLRTPEDCWRVLEVAKPDFLVTIGKVIAAKGYTDDLSQSECTTVQRYLIALIILKHLQRPGVVTGMTVGEWHKRVKKGSGGTVVLVKKHKTAAQQPAAFVLDQEQEAWFEAYYECVREHMKQGCRGDGQKAPKRRKMEQRATDGEKVVENAEEPFFLNLAGSRIENPSLHLSRLHTKYKLPDVNSDEVRKVFKTATVSECFEAGDKKLSSNYLSHTVATAEGHYQIKQISDLIKATELIKRLGSSERPSDRPSTSSEVPSPSEEQSEDSSGSTATLKPSANKKMTDQILFDRFQTEFPVTVDDLAPTREKRLNFLSTLSVEEDRESMLYNRWVKKQRKLRQDYTLEHMSQRHCPSKKRIERFFLQQGWKHALPNIDQITQSWKPAEDPLSSPRIRRLVSSQRWKGLEIKSIPDKGRGVFTRRAFKMGEVVCDYHGDLLTAAQGQAVHESTIGEETGYMYFFLNEDGEKMCIDAHQKCQCHPDIDVKGRLINHSRKPNLKPLSKRLDLDGDKRDYILFVAKQDISEGEELTFDYGVNKFQFGEARDLDWL, from the exons atgaaagaactCGCCAAAGGAATTGGCATTGAAAGGGTTTCCATCAG gtCCGGATATATACGTGATGGGTTAAGAACACCGGAGGACTGCTGGCGTGTCTTAGAGGTCGCTAAACCCGACTTCCTCGTGACAATTGGGAAAGTGATTGCTGCAAAAGGGTATACAGACGATCTCTCGCAGAGTGAATGCACAACTGTGCAAAGGTACCTAATCGCCCTGATCATACTGAAGCATCTGCAAAGGCCTGGGGTGGTTACAGGAATGACG GTCGGCGAATGGCATAAGCGGGTTAAGAAAGGCTCCGGTGGTACCGTGGTTCTCGTCAAGAAGCACAAGACGGCAGCCCAACAGCCAGCAGCCTTCGTCTTGGATCAAGAGCAAGAAGCCTGGTTTGAAGCCTACTACGAGTGTGTCAGAGAACACATGAAGCAAGGTTGCAGAGGAGATGGCCAGAAGGCACCTAAACGGCGAAAGATGGAACAGAGGGCAACTGATGGTGAGAAAGTGGTCGAAAATGCTGAGGAACCGTTCTTCCTGAATCTGGCTGGCTCGCGAATCGAGAATCCCTCCCTGCATCTCAGTCGGCTGCATACCAA ATACAAACTCCCAGATGTGAACAGCGATGAGGTTCGGAAAGTCTTCAAGACAGCAACAGTCTCTGAGTGTTTTGAAGCAGGGGACAAAAAACTCTCCAGCAACTACCTGAGTCATACTGTGGCAACTGCAGAGGGTCATTATCAGATTAAACAGATATCTGATTTGATCAAGGCCACAGAACTCATCAAGCGTCTTGGATCAAG TGAAAGACCTTCTGACAGACCCTCCACGTCCAGCGAGGTACCCTCACCCTCTGAGGAACAGAGTGAAGACAGCAGTGGCTCAACAGCGACACTCAAACCATCGGCAAATAAAAAGATGACAGACCAGATTCTGTTTGATCGTTTCCAGACAGAATTCCCCGTGACAGTCGATGATCTTGCACCAACTCGAGAGAAACGCCTCAACTTCCTTTCTACTCTGAGTGttgaagaagacagagagagcatgCTCTACAACCGTTGGGTGAAAAAGCAACGGAAACTCCGCCAAGACTACACCTTGG AACACATGAGCCAACGCCATTGCCCCTCCAAGAAACGGATTGAGAGGTTTTTCCTGCAGCAGGGTTGGAAACATGCGCTGCCAAACATCGACCAGATCACCCAGTCGTGGAAACCAGCCGAAGATCCGCTGTCTTCTCCCAGAATCAGGCGTCTTGTCAGTAGCCAACGATGGAAGGGTTTGGAGATCAAGAGCATTCCTGATAAGGGAAGAGGGGTATTCACAAGGCGTGCATTCAAGATGGGCGAGGTAGTGTGCGACTACCATGGTGACCTTCTCACCGCAGCTCAAGGTCAGGCTGTTCATGAGAGCACCATTGGAGAGGAGACGGGCTACATGTACTTTTTTCTAAACGAAGACGGAGAGAAAATGTGCATTGATGCACATCAGAAGTGTCAATGTCACCCAGATATAGACGTAAAAGGCAGGCTCATTAACCACTCAAGAAAGCCAAACCTCAAGCCTCTTTCTAAGAGGCTTGACTTGGATGGGGATAAGAGAGATTATATCCTCTTTGTCGCAAAGCAGGACATCAGCGAAGGGGAAGAACTTACCTTTGATTATGGTGTAAATAAGTTCCAGTTTGGTGAGGCCAGAGACCTTGACTGGCTCTGA